In Mycoplasma feriruminatoris, the sequence GTATGAACCGAACGCTCTAACCATCTGAGCTACCCCGCCATAATGGTGGACCCTAACGGGATCGAACCGTCGACCCCCTGCGTGCAAGGCAGGTGCTCTCCCAGCTGAGCTAAGGGCCCATTATTATAATGGTCGGGAAGACAGGATTCGAACCTGCGACCCTTCGGTCCCAAACCGAATGCTCTACCAAACTGAGCCACTTCCCGAATAGTTGTTATTATATATATAAAGATAATAACAATTTTATTTTCTAAATGGTGCGCCCGGAGGGACTCGAACCCCCAACCTTTTGATCCGTAGTCAAGCGATCTATCCAATTGATCTACGGGCGCATATAAAAATTTATGTCTGTTATTATCTTATCATATTAAATGACTTTATTATTATAGATAATATATTACAAATTTACAATATAAATAAGTAAAAAAAATAATAATTTTTAAAAATCTCTAGTAACTTAAAAAACTAAACTAAAGACATTTATAAATTATAAATCTTTAATTTAGTTTTATACTAATTATTCTTATTTTTAGAAAAACTAAAAGTAGGAACATCTTTTATTTCATTAAAGTTATTTTTAATAACTTCATCTGTAATACCCATTTTTAATAAAGCTATTTTAGTAGCATCATTATCTTTAATAATTTTATTTTCAAACATTAAAGTTCTATAAATAGTTTGATAATAATGTTCTTTAAAAGAAAAACAATGATTACATCAATTATAAATTAAAAGCTCATCATCATTATTATAAATAGATCTATTAACAAATAATCTAAATGAATCAGTATGAGAAGTTATTTGATCATTACATCCATGTATAAATAAAGTAGAACAATTAGCTGGAGTCATTTTTTTATCTTCATACAAGCTAAATAAGTTTAATTCATCTTGGTTATGATTAGTTGCTAAATTTTGTAAATCTATAGTTTTATTAATAATTTTTCTAGCTAGTTTTCTACTTATAAAAAGTCTTAGTCTTTCTTTTCAATTTTTATATAATAGTGATTCAATTGATCCATAAGTTGAATCACTTATTATAAATTTAGTATTTGCTTTATCTAGTAATTCTTTATTATTAATAGCTACATAATTACATACATAAGCACCCATGCTCATACCAAATAACCCAAGTATTTGAACATCTTCGCTAATAAGTAAATAATTAATTGCACTAATTAAATCTATACTTTCAAATAAACCCATACTAATTACTTCAGTTTGATCTGAATCTCCATGATTTCTAAAATCAAAAGATAAAATGTTATAACCAAGTTCTATAAAAGCTTTAGTATGTATTAAACCTAAATATTTGTGTCCTGCAAATCAATGACAACTAATAATTCATTTTTTACTATCTTTATTTGTAATGTATTTAATTGCTTTAATTTTTAGATTATCACTAGTTAAAAAACTAACGTTTTGTATTTTACTATCATCAGTTATCATTAACTCTTCTTTTTTATAATAGTATTTCATGATTTTATTTAGCTTATTAATATCATCAATTTTACTAATATAACGAAGTTTTTTATTTGGTTTAAATATAGTTAAATTACCTGCTAGTCAGTAAATAAATTTAAAAGGTTTTTTAATAGTTTTAAAAATTTTTTTACCTAGTCTTTTTTTAAAAGACTCTCTTTTTTTCTTTTTCATAGAATTATTTTAGTATTATTTTTTATTTGTTAATAGTATTAATTTTAATAGTTTAATTAGATTATTTTAAATTAATAAATAATTATACCAGTTTTTTTTTTTTTTTTTAGATTTGATTTAAATTGATGAGTGTATATAATGTGTTGTGATGTAAAAATAATAAGTAAGTAGAGAGTGAAATAATGAAAAAATTATTAACTATTTTAACTAGTACTAGTGCTGTGTTTTTAATAACAGCTGGTGTTATGTTAGTTAATAGAAATAATGGGGATAATAATAAGATTAATTATAATAGTAAAGGAAAAAAAGTTGAACATCAGTTTGCAGACAACAAGACTAAAAAGAAAATAACAAAAATAGGGTATTACTATAAAGATGGAAAGGCAATAATAAGTCAAATTCCGCCAACTGTTGAAGTAGTTGCAGCAGATTTACCTGAAGAAATAACAAGTTTAAGAAATGCTTTTTACGGAAATAGACAAGGTGTTCGTTTTGAAAAACAATGAGATACTAAAAACATAACTGATATGAGTAGTGTTTTTTATGATGCTAATTGAATAAATGATTCTAGCATAAAAAAATGAAATACTTCAAAAGTAACTGATATGAGTAAAATGTTTAAAAAAGCAAAAAGTTTTAATCAAGATATTTCAAGTTGGGATGTTTCTAATGTTAAAAATTTTGAAGGTATGTTTGATGATGCATCTGAGTTTAATAATGGAAATAAACCTTTAAAATGAGAAGGCAAGCTAAATAAAGCTGAAAATATGAAAAGTATGTTTAACAAAGCTTCTGATTTTAAACATAGTTTAGATAGTTGAATACTGACAAAAAAAGTGAATTATAAAAATTTTGGATTAGAAGAAAAAAGACAACCAAAATGATTTACTGAACCACTAGTTCAAACCCCACCTAGTACACCACTTATTCGTTCTGATGAATCTTCAAATTTATCTTCACAAGGATCTGGTTCGAATTCTGTTGGTAACTCAGATAATATAATTTCAGATATTATTATGAATCCACCGGTTAATAACCAAGAAAATTCTGCTGAAAAAATTGAAGAAAAACAATCGGGAAATGAGATTAAAAAAAGTGAAACTGAAGTTTCTATAGTAGATTCAAAAAATAACGATTTAGAAAATGAAACATTATTAAAAGATAAAAAATCCAATCAATCAAATGAGTTTACTCAGCCAAAAGAAAATAAAAACAATGTATATAAAATACCTTCTTTTAAACAAAAACCTAACATTATATTAAAATCAAACTCATCAAATGCAGCAGTTATTGCTGGAGCAGTTTCAGGCACATTTTCACTTTTAGGAATTGGTGCTGGAGCTGGATATTATTATCGTAAAAATCTAAAGAACTTTTATTTAAAATCAGCAGATAAAATGAAACCGGTTTATGCTAAAACAAAGGATGGTTTAAAAGAATTTTATAATAAAGCAAAAACTAAAATTAAAAGTAAATTATCTAAGATTAAGTCTAAAAAATAATAAAAAATGTAATATGAATAAAGTGCAGTATTATCTAGCTAGATAACCTGCTTTTTTGTGTTTCTTCTCCTTAAATTAAAAATTTATCGTTGACACATTTTTTATATTCTATATAATGAAAAGGCATAATTTTTATAATTAAAAAGAAAACAATTAAATAAGAGAGTGAATTTATGAGAAAAAAACTACTCATGTTTATGAGCCTGAATACTATGCTTTTAGCAATATCAGCAATTTCAATGATGAGTAATTTTAATAATGAGAATCAAAAAATAAATTATAAGGCTATAAGTTGAATAAAAAGACATACAAAATCTGGTAATAAATTGACCAGTATTGGTTATTACAAATCTGGAAATAATTATATAATAGAGCAAATACCGCCAACTATTTCAGTAATTGCTGCAGAATTACCAGAACAAATTACAAGTTTAAGGAATGCTTTTTATGGCAATAAACAACATATTCGTTGAGAAAAGCCATGAGACACAAAAAATATTACTGATATGAGTGGTATGTTTTATGATGCAATTTGATTAAATGACGAAAGTATAAAAAAATGAGATACTTCAAAAGTAACAGATATGAGTAGAATGTTTCATAAAGCAAAGAAATTTAATCAAGACTTATCAAGTTGAAATGTTTCAAATGTAAGAAATTTCCAAAGTATGTTTGAAGAAGCAAATGAGTTTAATAATGGTAATAAGCCATTAGATTGAGGAGAAAAACTTAAAAATGCTAAGGATATGAGCAAAATGTTTAAGAATACTCCAGAATTTAAGCAAAATTTAAATAATTGATTAATGAAAACTGAAGTTAATAAAAATGATTTTGGCTTAGATACAAATTTACATCCAATGTGATATGTTAAACCACAAGCACAACCTCCTGCAACTTCAGGTTCAGCGTCAAGTAATTCTGATATATCTACTAGATCAGATGATTCTAATCCTTTAATTTCTAGCGATAATAATGTAATGCCAGATAATGAAACATCAATTATAAAACCTAATTCACTTGTAGAACAACCACCTGTCAATTCAGCACCAAAAGATAAACCAGATACACTTAGTGGAAAACTTAACTTAGATAATGAAATTCCTAAGGAAGAAAAAATAGAACAACCTAAGAATGAAAATGAAAGTTCTACGAA encodes:
- a CDS encoding alpha/beta hydrolase, translated to MKKKKRESFKKRLGKKIFKTIKKPFKFIYWLAGNLTIFKPNKKLRYISKIDDINKLNKIMKYYYKKEELMITDDSKIQNVSFLTSDNLKIKAIKYITNKDSKKWIISCHWFAGHKYLGLIHTKAFIELGYNILSFDFRNHGDSDQTEVISMGLFESIDLISAINYLLISEDVQILGLFGMSMGAYVCNYVAINNKELLDKANTKFIISDSTYGSIESLLYKNWKERLRLFISRKLARKIINKTIDLQNLATNHNQDELNLFSLYEDKKMTPANCSTLFIHGCNDQITSHTDSFRLFVNRSIYNNDDELLIYNWCNHCFSFKEHYYQTIYRTLMFENKIIKDNDATKIALLKMGITDEVIKNNFNEIKDVPTFSFSKNKNN
- a CDS encoding BspA family leucine-rich repeat surface protein codes for the protein MKKLLTILTSTSAVFLITAGVMLVNRNNGDNNKINYNSKGKKVEHQFADNKTKKKITKIGYYYKDGKAIISQIPPTVEVVAADLPEEITSLRNAFYGNRQGVRFEKQWDTKNITDMSSVFYDANWINDSSIKKWNTSKVTDMSKMFKKAKSFNQDISSWDVSNVKNFEGMFDDASEFNNGNKPLKWEGKLNKAENMKSMFNKASDFKHSLDSWILTKKVNYKNFGLEEKRQPKWFTEPLVQTPPSTPLIRSDESSNLSSQGSGSNSVGNSDNIISDIIMNPPVNNQENSAEKIEEKQSGNEIKKSETEVSIVDSKNNDLENETLLKDKKSNQSNEFTQPKENKNNVYKIPSFKQKPNIILKSNSSNAAVIAGAVSGTFSLLGIGAGAGYYYRKNLKNFYLKSADKMKPVYAKTKDGLKEFYNKAKTKIKSKLSKIKSKK
- a CDS encoding BspA family leucine-rich repeat surface protein, encoding MRKKLLMFMSLNTMLLAISAISMMSNFNNENQKINYKAISWIKRHTKSGNKLTSIGYYKSGNNYIIEQIPPTISVIAAELPEQITSLRNAFYGNKQHIRWEKPWDTKNITDMSGMFYDAIWLNDESIKKWDTSKVTDMSRMFHKAKKFNQDLSSWNVSNVRNFQSMFEEANEFNNGNKPLDWGEKLKNAKDMSKMFKNTPEFKQNLNNWLMKTEVNKNDFGLDTNLHPMWYVKPQAQPPATSGSASSNSDISTRSDDSNPLISSDNNVMPDNETSIIKPNSLVEQPPVNSAPKDKPDTLSGKLNLDNEIPKEEKIEQPKNENESSTKNKEDDHKSDKNLYKIPSYRPNTVLKSNSSNAAVIAGAVLGTFSLLGIGAGAGYYYRKNLKNFYLKSADKMKPVYVKTKGGLKEFYNKSKTKIKDRLSKIKSKK